CCTCTTCCTAAtgagagaggaggaagaggtggGGCGGCCTAATAACTTGGAGATGTTTTACCATCAATCCATTACtagtgctgctgctgctccgaGAAAGATAAAGAGTAGATCGACTAAAGAAATTGGGGACACAGGCAGTGGAAGAGTTGTTCAGGATTTTGATTCTTGACAACGATGATGATCATCTCTATTGTATTAGACTAGTAATAGTGTTATACAATTTTTTATGTGCACATGGTTCCTTTCTTTACATGggaaccaagaaaaagaaaaccagaaaGCTTCCATTATTTTCCTCCATCTTGCATTGAAAGCATTGCAGCAAAGCACACAAAAGCTCACCACTTCCCTTGAAAAAGACCCCATTCATGTAGAATATATCAGGATTCCCCCCCTAGGGCAAATGAGAaactttttcctaatttttcatAGAATGCCCAGAACAGGCAGAAACGCATTTGGAGATCAAATGGTTCGACATATCAATACAACACAGTAGCCCATGCAAAAACTGCATGACCCCATTGTTCAAAGAGAACTTCCTTCACCCAAGCACCACCAGCAAGAACAAAGTATAGGAGGGATATTTCTCAAAAGAGTTTGTCCTTCAAGGTGCAAAATTGGTACTCCATGGGAAAATGCCGAGTTTTCCCTTCTCCATACCCTTCAGTAAGGCTCACCCAGTCTATATGGAAAGGGGCAAATGACAAATTCCCGGtatcttttttcattttgacaACATTTGATAAGAGAGAGGCTGAGTAAGATACGGTACCAAAAAAGACCCAAATGCCAAAGAGAAGGAATGTGGACTGCATAACTGGGTAAGGCCCAAAGTATAAATGAAATCTATCCACCAAAGACTTGGCTTAATTCATCAGCCAAACCATTAGCTGTATGCATCCTCCATTGCAATGAAATATTTTTAGAAGCACCAAGAGATCCAGCCATTCAAGTAATACGAGGATATCACCTATTACTACTCTCTTTTGAAACCATCCCACTTAGAACAAAGGTAGCATCTCCTTCAACTAACAAGTAATAAACTATACAAAGATTCAGTAGAGTTGAACCTGATTGAATCACCAGGATAACTTTAAACTAAATGTCTATGGAAGTCAAGGTGTGGCACAAGATAATTAACTAGACAAAAGCATGGGACTTAAGGTTCATAGGCAAGCTTATTTAATACATTACATAAGACAAAGTCTaaacagggaaaaaaaagaagttaaagtctaaatagaaaacaaataaaaaaaagctttcttttttttttttgggtgtgtgtgtgggggggaaTGGGGGATACaaatacattttcaaaattttaatctcAAAACATCAAGCTGCAAATGCAAAGCCAAACTTGGAAACTGCCCGAATTTAACTGGTGGATAGAAGTGAGAAATTGGGGATTCATTTGAAGTGAAAGCAGATCATTTAGCTACTATGTCAAGCCTAATGAGCTCCATGAACCTCCGAAACAATTGTTTTGGTTCTAATTCAGggtaaacaaaaaatgataagGTTTAACTTCATAGAAATTTATCTATTTTCTGTATCAGATATAAGGGAAAAGAACGCTGCTGGGTCGCGTGGTTCCTGTACCTAGACACAGAAGTGTACGAATTTACCACCCTGCCCactatgaaattaaaaaaaaacccatctatgttgatgcccctgcatGCATTGTCTTTGAACCCCGTGCTGACACAGGGGCTACACACCcaagcagcgatctcttgcctttAGATATAATAAACATTATACATATTCTCCACAATGTAGCAGTGTCTCAACTTTATCACAATCCTCCAGCTGCGACATGTCAAGCTATTCAACCATCACAAAGAACAATAAATTCATTGTCTACATAAATGTGCAGCTTCAGAAACTAATTATGTCCTATCCTATATCTGAATAGTTCACAATGTGCACTAAAATTTATGAGATATATCCGAGACTAAATTCAAAAGACAGTTTTTCTTCAGCCACGGGATCCATTCACCGTGGGGGTTTAGATGCGCACAGGAGGGTAATTTgggaaacatactaaaatcctatagaagtttgtgaaccctaggatggtgtggttttccttcaccatgtggtgaagaaaaactttctacAAATTCAAATCTCCTAGAAAGGACACAGTTTACAACTTGCTGATAGATCCTGAACTTTGCTTTTATTATTGTTCTCAGTAAAGTAGaaaggaaaatttgaaaaattcttCAGAACTTGATGAAGTGATAGAAATTTGGTGCAACACCTGGAAAAATTAGTTGCAATTTAAGTGATTAAACATTAAACAGAATCCATGACACTCGAAACTTCGGTAATATTTGAAACATTTGAACCATTAGCAAGTAGTCACCTTGGAAAAAGACCAAGATATGGATAGGAAGCTACACCATACCCAATCGACAAATATCTTAGGAAATTGAAAACCCCAATTTCCAGCACTATTGAGACCAATTGCAAGATGGCCACAATATTCTTTGCTCTGACACTGGGACCTTGAAAACCTTTTGATCAAGTATCCTGCAGTTCCTTTCCCTATAGATACCCTAACCAATAGCAACAAGGATAGCATTCCATGCCATTAGTGCGATCTGTGAAGGAGAATTACTCCAGTGTATGATCAATTACTCCACAGACCCTGCCATCAGCCAATCTATCTCTGATAATAAGAGCTACAGAACAATGAATGACCAGCTGAATAGCCAATTCATTTACCAGATCACGCATTTACAATATACAGATACTTGAATATGATACAATTCCAGAGTTCCAGGCTATCAGAGGTAGCTAATTTATCCATAATTGCAAGCCACAAGAAGAAGCCAACCTTTGAAGAAATAGAATGGTTCCCCGCTAACCTATCAGGAAACACAAGAACTGAAATAGAAGTAAACGCAATGATTTTACCTTTAAGGAGTTAAGACTTAGGAGTTAAGACCGACCCTTGAATCATTATGAGAGAACAATTTACTGCTGATCATTTCAGGACTAGAAGGACATACAGTCCCCTGgatctttcttttcctctttctcagACAAAATTATACTCAATGAGTTAAATGGGAAAGGCATGGAGAAACCCAACACCTCATAGGTAATAAGTACTGAACAACCAATCATCCTAAAACAATGAACTGGAACTTATATGAGTGCAAGTGCACACAACGCATGGTAAGATGATCAAACTCATTATGCATAAGAGGCAAACATAACCAAAACAACATTAGGAAAACAATACCAGAAGACACAAACTACTAAGATCAATCAAAACTAGAAACACAGACTTTCAATAATGAGTATACCTGTCACCTAACcaaaaagttggaaaaaaaaaaacaaacattttcTCCTCATTTCATTACAAGAGAGAAATCTTACAAATGCTGACACATGTTGATCGTCTCAGAAATTCTAAGAAGATGGTGCAGATGGACTATACAGAAGGGGTCAAACCAGCACCGGTTGTTGCCAAGGGACTGTCTACTGACCATTCATTTTGAAACCAAGAGGATCTCCGGTTTCTTTGCTTTGCTTGGTGTGTTCGCATTCGAAGCAGCGTTGGCAGCGGCTGCTTCCTTGGCAGCAAAGCGTGCCCTATTGTCGAGCTGAATGAGGCTCCGCGTGGCCAAGATTGCCTGCGGGACCAGGTCATGCGATGCCCTAGCATACAAGCACCTCACTGCAACCGAGGCAGCGTCCCTAACATCTTGCAAATTCAGAGGCGCCAAGAGGCAATGCCCAAGAATCCTCAAAACCGGCTGCAGAAGCTCCCAAGGAAGTGGAATTCTTGATCCTCTGAAAACCCCAATTTCATTACAATCTTCTACAATCGCCAATTTGTTCATCCCTTGGACAGTATCCCGAATCTCGTCATTTTCCTCCTCGTCCTCCTCGTCAACCCTAACCTCCACAAAATTCTCATTCGCATCGATGCTATCGCCTTCGGAATTGCCGTCAAGTTCGGTCTTGCAAGAGCAATTCTGCCCGGCCCATCCAGCGGCGAACTGACATAAATCGACTTTGCACCAGCTAGGCATCTGAGGAATTTGCTTGAAATAGCATTCAAGCGCGATAGCAACGATACAAGCACGTTTCGTCGATTTAACGGCCATCTGCGGCTCGAGCGGTGGACAAAGAACCCCGAGGGAAGGCAGAGATTGGACGGCAACCCGGTTGGCAGGCTGGTTCCGTGGTGCGTGGTACAAAGATGGCTGCGAAAGATCCGGAATTGAGATCAACATAGGTTTTCCGCCGCGGGCTTTGGTTTCAGAAGCGTAAAGGGCTAAGAGAACAGCTTCGAAGCCAGCGAGGGAAGGGGTTGGGTTTTCGGAAGCAGTAGAGACAACGCGAGAGAGGTAGAGGCCTGCAAGGAGTGGAATGAAGGAAAGGACGACGAGGCGAAGGTCGGGATCGGAGGACTGGAAGGTCTCATAAAGCCATTGACACAGAGGGTCGTCGCCGGAACCAGAAAAAGGGTCTGAAAGAGAGGAGGCGAGGGCCAAGTAGGCTTCCGGGGATTCGAGGAGAGATCGAGCAGGGCGGTCTGAGTCGGCAAGGGAGGAGAGGGGTGTGAAGGAAGggagaatggaagagagggcTTGGATGCGTGATCTGGCCTTGGAGATGGCTTCCCACCATGACTgcatagggttagggtttccaTTCTGGTTAGGGTTAGAGTTCTGGTGGTCCGATGAGGACGGGGAAGGGGAGCCGGTGTTCCGGCTCAGCTGAATCTCCATTGCTGCTGCAGAGAGTGACATCCTACAGCTACAATAGATGAGTTTGACTCTCCCTAgtccctccctctcttctctctgtctctctcgaAAGCCGGAAAATGCCGTCGGAAGAAATAAAAGCGGAAATATCAGAACCCAACTGTCTGATCAGTGCCTTCGAGGCTTCTAACTGTCAGATTAGAATCTGTATAATATCATGTATATTTACCGAAATAACCTAGGAATTCTTATCGAACTGTTCAAATCAAAAGCCTGGAGTTTGAAGAGAACCTCAACCTACCCACCTCGTAAAGTCTCTGACGGTCAGAGGGACCAGGCTACACCAACgttctctccatcttttatttctctttctcataaCACTCTGTCAACGTTCTCcatctttatttctctttctcattaaactctctttcctctcctctccttggTAAGGACTAAGGAGTCCTTACTCTGTCGGTGGATCGTGTTCTGCACTCCCATTCCCATTGGCCGGATCCCTCACCTGCTCGAACCAAATAACCCGGAAGTTACTGGTATGCAGCAATGGTGAGAGGTGTAATGGGTTCGGCAGGAAGATCAGTTCACAAGAGGTGGAGCTCGTGATGGAGGtgggggatctttatcccctcaatttgcctgccccttaattttctcaattccatgTAATAGAGGGGATGAAAATGATCATTCTATCCCCTGCTCGAATACACTGTACAaatgggatccacctccctctattagatggaattgaagaaattgatgaACAGAGATTCCAAGTGTAGTTCTGCACATTAAAGATTTTGATCACCAATTCTGCCAATTCATACATGGTGATCACATGGCCAATTCGTCCAACCACTGCAATTCGGATCAAAATCGGATCAGAAATCTGATGCTGATTCGGACTCCTGATTCCCATTACTAAAATCCTCGTTCCACCAACAAGGTCGGATGGACACCCACTGGGCTAACATCCTGTGTGACTTTAGGGGTCTGATGTCTGATGCGAAGATCAATTGGATGGCCAAGCACAAGAGGATTCTACTGGACTGGGTTTTTAGGAGGCTAGGCTTGCTCTAGTCCTAGCCCAAATGACCGACAATTGACTAAGGTATGGAAGGCTGTGGTTCTGTGCCCAGACACGTAaggtgtgaaatgactaccctaccccatgaaaggcgaaagTTTCACCACTATTGATGCTTTTGTGCACATTCCCATTGGCCCCACACTAGTGTACGGCCATGTTGCCTTTAGTGGAATCCTCTCCCTTAATAAATGTAAGAAAAAAATGCTATCCAGCAATGCCCTCTCACATGGGATAGTGAAATGACCATCTCACCTCTCCCCTTGGATACCCGTGCATGCGCTCTCATTGACCCGTGCTAGCATAGGGGCCATGTAGGCCAACAACAACCACTTCGCATAAATATATTAAAGGGATTTGCATTGTCTCTTATTGCTCAATTTGGGTAATGCTTGCTAGCTAGGAAGACCTTGATTGATGTTAACTATCAATTAGAATCCCTTCCCCAAAATGTATTGCGTCGATACATTGTCCCCTATATTGGCATTATATATATCTAAATGGGAGAGGAATTTCGATAGGTTTCAATTCATATATAGAAGACTCAcgtcattaaataaaaataaagaacataTGAAAAGAGAGACACATATACCGCAACTATATGCCCacctttttcccattttttgatgatataagcaTTTAATGATGTATCTTAAGCATATACCAAGTGTGTATCAATTATCAATTATGAATAAACATTCAATACTTACTTAATATAGTAatttaaaaatcattttaataatttttaatctACATAGAGGTTGTGTATCATCTCCAAAATTAGCATTCCCTTTAACGGTTTTGCTACCTTAGATAGCACCTTCCATGCCACCTAATAACTTATTCAGATTTTGCGCATGTTGGACAAAATAAATAGAATTTATCTTTTTATATGATTGACTATGCCATCACAATCATCATTAGTGCATTTTGGTTGCTAACAAAAATCTAATTTACAAAATGCAAACATGATCTAATTaaactatatattttttttttgtctaaatGATATCTTGAAAGGAACTAAAAAATCAAGTCAATTAGATCTATAAAAGttaaggaaaaaagatctctacttggtgttgTTTCTTACGCTCTCTCACAAGGCATCGTGAAATGATGTCTTTGCCCACTAGATAGATATCTAGACATGCTTCCCCCATTGGCCAGACACCTATGTAGAGActatgcgaccaagtagagatctcttgcccaaaaattaaatatattttacattagAAAAAAGTATCTCTAATCATAGCCTAAGGCGTTTCCTATGCCTTTCTATAtatgattttttaaattattttttttgtcaaaaaaatattattgaGAGAAGGCGTAGGGAATGCTATAGGTTCAGGGAATCTTGTCACTTCATACCAAGCGAAGTATTATTACGAAAAGCATATTGGTTTGAAGGATACTACATATAGTTTTGGGCAATCTAAAACATTGGACAAATAGGGaaaaattgcccaatccggcctGATACGAATAATACGTATATGTATCGTTATCAGTTTTGGAATCTGGGCATACCCGATCCGATGCCATGAACTAAAATCATGCCCTTAGGTGcattcatggttttagtgcatggtatcggaatgggtatcggcaACACAGAAAaccaatacgataccaatatgATATCGACCTGGATCGACTATAatagacaaaattaccccttggtttcctttaaaaaaaagtttttgaaccattttaCTCCTTGTCCGTACCATGCTACCAATACAATATCAACACGATATtggtatcgatgactagcaaaaccggtacGTATCTCCCGATAtgggcgatacgataccgatacaatACCGACACTTAGAACCATGGGTGCATTGGCATTAGTGTTTCCACCTATTGGCATAGACTTTTAAGTTCCAAGTCTCTAGGGTTGCATATGTAGTATATTGTAGTGATACCATATGGCACACTCTAGCTTAATTCACCACTCCCAAATGTGTACCATTAAGGGGGGAACCATTGGACAGACCCATGCCAAATTTGGTATCCCAACAAAATCATATAGTCCCATAGCTCATCATGTCATGTATCTTCAAAAGAATTCTATCAACCTCATCAAAAACCTTACCAGCCTAAGTCTTTATATACAATCAAAGTAGAACAAGGCGTAACTATGCACCATAATGGAGCATTACATAAATTGCCACATGACAATTTAGAAcatgttacactaacaaccacCCATATATTGATGTTAACTGTATAGTatgaacatttaaaaaaaaaaaaaaagatatggaaAGAGAACGTCACCCGGTTGAGCAGCGCACATGGGGCGCACAAAAAGACCGGCACACCCCCAAGAACTTCGAAATGATCAaaggtgtggtggtcattttgcacacccCTGTGTCAAGGCGTATGGGCGACATGTCTAGCGCAATCGGATGTCGTTCTTTCTCCTAACAAGATATTATAAATTTGGAGAAAAATTCTTTGCAAGGGAATGTTCTGCCCACGTCCAAACATAGAAGGGGGCAGTCCCTTTCACATTTTGTACTTTAGCGAATCAAATTACTAAATTTCACCTCAGTATGAAGCCACCATCGTAGTTAGGCATAGCATGCTCATTTTCCCTGTAACATTGCCATAACAAGGAACCTGTAACTCCTTTCGGGAGCTAAAAGGCATGAGCGATCCCTTCAGTATCTGTTCTCAAATCCCTtgccccccatgaaaggtagaaatctcATTCCCCATGATGCCAACGCGTGTGCacaggggccacgctccccaCCAAGGATGTTGACCCTATAAATTTATTGGCAAGGAATCATTGGTCGCCACTACTGGTTGACGAATGGTTCTTTTGGACCCAACGTCGCAAGTTTGAGGAATTTCGGATATTCATAAATACAGGGATGGAATTTATGATTTCAATTACATGGTCCATTATGTTGCTGCTCACAAAAACCTTAG
The sequence above is a segment of the Telopea speciosissima isolate NSW1024214 ecotype Mountain lineage chromosome 7, Tspe_v1, whole genome shotgun sequence genome. Coding sequences within it:
- the LOC122669625 gene encoding uncharacterized protein LOC122669625, with translation MSLSAAAMEIQLSRNTGSPSPSSSDHQNSNPNQNGNPNPMQSWWEAISKARSRIQALSSILPSFTPLSSLADSDRPARSLLESPEAYLALASSLSDPFSGSGDDPLCQWLYETFQSSDPDLRLVVLSFIPLLAGLYLSRVVSTASENPTPSLAGFEAVLLALYASETKARGGKPMLISIPDLSQPSLYHAPRNQPANRVAVQSLPSLGVLCPPLEPQMAVKSTKRACIVAIALECYFKQIPQMPSWCKVDLCQFAAGWAGQNCSCKTELDGNSEGDSIDANENFVEVRVDEEDEEENDEIRDTVQGMNKLAIVEDCNEIGVFRGSRIPLPWELLQPVLRILGHCLLAPLNLQDVRDAASVAVRCLYARASHDLVPQAILATRSLIQLDNRARFAAKEAAAANAASNANTPSKAKKPEILLVSK